DNA from Candidatus Dadabacteria bacterium:
ACAATGAAAACATCTACTCCCTCTCGGACACGCCACGACACAGTTTCGAGCCTCTGAGAGGGTTATTTTTTGCTCTGTGGGGTTGTTGGCAATGAGTGAAACATCAGCAATAAAATTACAAAACGACAAGCGGATTGAGGAACTGTTTCAAGAGTGGAAGGCATCCAAAGTTATGTCAAATTTCCTTCGCAATAATGACTACTGGAACAAACTGGAGGAAAAAACGCGACTGGAATGGAATTACAATTCAAACCGTATGGAGGGAAACAATCTCACTTACGATGAGACCGTCGCCCTTATCCTTGAAGACAGAGAGGAAGGGGGGCGCTCCGAGCGCGACTACATGGAAATGAAAGCGCACGACTTGGCAATAGAGAAGGTCAGGGAGTTTGCGGTAAACAGAAAACTTACCGAAGCCGACATCAGAAGCCTGAACCGAACCATTCTCAAAAAAAAGTTTTGGAAAGAAGCGGAAACACCGGACGGGAAGAAAACCCGGAAAGAGATTATCCCCGGACAATACAAGAAACAGCCCAATCATGTGCGAACTGAAACGGGAGAGATATTCAAGTTTGCCGAACCGGCGGAAGTTGCGCCGAAAATGCAGGAGTTGGTTGAGTGGTTCAATACGGAGATACAAAACCCGGCTCTAAAGATACCCTCTTTCCTTGCGGAGTTGCATCACCGCTTCATTCTTATCCATCCTTTTGATGACGGCAACGGGCGCATAGCGCGGCTGTGGATGAATTATGCCTTGGTGAGACTCGGCTACCCGCCTATGGTTATCAGGAGCGAGGACAAGGAAAACTATTTTGCGGCTTTACAGAAAGCGGACGGCGGAGACATGGACGCTCTTGCGGTTTATCTTGGCAATACGCTTATTGAGTGGCTGGAGATAGGCGTTAGGCTGGCAAAGGGGGAAAAGGTTAGGAAGCCGGGGGATCTTGACAAAGAAATCTCCTCTTTCATTGAGAGAAAGAGAGCCAAAGGGCTTGAAGAGATAAAGCAACTGTCAAAAGAAGTCATAAATGAGTTGTATGAGAGCCTGTATGTGCCTCTCTTTGAAATACTTGAAAGCAGGTTTGAAGCGTTTGATGAACTGTTTTCCTCCAAAGAGATTTCATTTGAAATAGGCGGCGTGAAAGGCGAAACGGATTGGAGAGAGGAACTTCAAAAGTATGTGGAAAACTGGAATATAAACGCAAACAATACTGTCAGATTGCAGATTGTCTATTCAGAATACAGAGGGACAAAGCCGTTTGATATGGATGTTGAACTTTCCATCTCAACACATCAATCTCAATATGAAGTGAGAATAAGTCCGAGGGTTCGCTCATGGTTGGACGGATCATTTAGTGAAAGAAAAATTTATTCGCATGTATTGACGAGACTGGAAATAGAAAACCTGATTGAGAGAGGAAGAAGGCACTTTTTCAATCAACTTAAAAGGGAGGCGGATTCTGCGGAGAGGTGAAATAATGAACCTTGAAGAAACAAACAAGCGGATTGAGAAACTGTTTAAGGAATGGCGGGGGTTGCAACCGCTTGAGCCGGAGTATCAGGAAAAACTGGAAAAGAAGATCCGGCTGGATTGGAACTTTCACTCAAACCATATTGAGGGAAATCCTCTGACAGTCGGGGAGACAG
Protein-coding regions in this window:
- a CDS encoding Fic family protein, producing MSETSAIKLQNDKRIEELFQEWKASKVMSNFLRNNDYWNKLEEKTRLEWNYNSNRMEGNNLTYDETVALILEDREEGGRSERDYMEMKAHDLAIEKVREFAVNRKLTEADIRSLNRTILKKKFWKEAETPDGKKTRKEIIPGQYKKQPNHVRTETGEIFKFAEPAEVAPKMQELVEWFNTEIQNPALKIPSFLAELHHRFILIHPFDDGNGRIARLWMNYALVRLGYPPMVIRSEDKENYFAALQKADGGDMDALAVYLGNTLIEWLEIGVRLAKGEKVRKPGDLDKEISSFIERKRAKGLEEIKQLSKEVINELYESLYVPLFEILESRFEAFDELFSSKEISFEIGGVKGETDWREELQKYVENWNINANNTVRLQIVYSEYRGTKPFDMDVELSISTHQSQYEVRISPRVRSWLDGSFSERKIYSHVLTRLEIENLIERGRRHFFNQLKREADSAER